CAGAAGATCGCTTCGGGCAATTCCTTTTCCAGGGCCACCCGTTGTGGCCCGTCACCGACGATGATCAGTTTCAGATTGCGTTGCGGGTACGCGCCGGCGAGCTTGTCGAAGCAGCGTTTGAGCAGACCAAGATTCTTTTCCGGCGCCAGGCGTCCTACGTGAATCACGGCGATGTCCTGCTCGCTCAGTCCCCATTGTTCACGCAGGGCGTTCAGGCGTTTGGTCGGGTGGAACAACTGGCTGTCGACGCCTCGGGACAGCAGCGCCAGACGATCGAAATGCCGCCGTTCCAGTTCCAGTCGCTGGCTGACGCTCGGCACCAGGGTCAGCGCCGAACGATTGTGGAACCAGCGCAGATAGTGGGTCAGCAAACGCGTCAGCAAGCCGAGACCGTACTGATTGGTGTACTGCTGGAAATTGGTGTGGAAACCACTGACCACGGCGATGCCCAGACGACGTGCCGCGCGCAGTGCCGATAACCCGAGCGGACCTTCGGTGGCGATGTACAGCACGTCCGGGCGCTGGCGTGTCCAGCGGCGCAGCAACTTGTGCATCGACGACTGACCCCACTGCAACCCCGGATAACCCGGCAGCGGCCAGCCCCGGCACAACAGCAGCGCATCGTCTTCACTGCGCTGCGGATCGTCACCCTGACGCGGCCGCACCAGTTCCACCCGATGCCCGCGCGCGCGCAAGCCGTCGCACAAGCGGCCAAGGGTATTGGCCACGCCGTTGATTTCCGGTGGGAAGGTTTCGCTGATCAGGGTGATATGTAGAGCTGTCGTCATGGCCTCAGTGTCGGCTGAGGCCATGTCGCGCTTGTGACGTTCGGATGATGGATTTGTGACGTGCGCTCAGCGTTGTGTCACGAGGTTTTCGGCACCGCGCTCGCGTACCCAGAACAACGTTGCCCCGGCCACCGCAGCGGGCATCATCAGGATGTTCACCACCGGGATCAGCAGCGCCAGGTAGACGATCCCGCCGAAGCTCATGCTTTGCCAGCGCTTCTGGCGCAGCCAGGCGAGCATCTCGTTCCAGCCCAGTTTGTGGTTGTCCGCCGGGTAGTCGATGTACTGGATCGCCATCATCCATACGCCGAACAGCAGCCACAGCGGCGCGGCGATAATGTTCACCATCGGGATGAACGACAGGATGAACAGGCCGATGGCCCGGGGCAGGAAGTAGCCCAGTTTGCGCATTTCCCGGGCGAGGGTGCGTGGGATCATCGCAATCAGTTCGCCCCAGCTGAAGGCCGGGAAATCGTCGGTGCCGCGCACCACGACTTCGACTTTCTCCGCGAGAAATCCGTTGAACGGCGCGGCGATCACGTTGGCGAGCATGGTGAAAGTGAAGAACACCATCAACGCCACCAGCACCACGAACAGCGGCCACAGGATGTAGCTCAGGAAGCTCAGCCAGTCGGGGAGCGACGGCATCAGGGAATCGACCCACAGGCTGAACTGGTGACCGGCGAAATAGATCAATCCGACGAACAGCACCAGGTTGATCGCCAGCGGCAGCAGCACAAACAGGCGCAGGCCAGGACTCAGGACCAGTTTCAGGCCTTCGCGCAGGTATTGCGGGCCGGAGAGAACAGGGGCGGGCATAGGGTGCTCCGAGCAAGGGAAAACGCGCCGACCTTACCGGCTTTGCTCAAGGCGTGAAAGCGCGGCAGCGGGATCGACATTCACTGTAACAAAGACGTCCATCTCGTCAGTGTGTCGGCATAGAGACCACCTATGAGCTGGATTGTTAAACCGTATTTCCTTAATCTTGCCCCCCTCGATACGCTGCACCCAACTTTTTACAGGACTGTCGAGCTCACGCCTTCCCCAAGGTTATCCACAGTCCTTTTTTATTCTCGCCGGCAGTCCGGCGTCCGCGCCTGATGTATCGGCCGGTCAACAGGAGACAGGTTCATGTCTGAAGTCCGTCATTCGCGAGTGATCATTCTCGGTTCCGGCCCTGCCGGTTACAGCGCTGCTGTCTACGCTGCCCGTGCCAACCTCAAGCCGCTGCTGATCACCGGCATGCAGGCCGGCGGTCAACTGACCACCACCACCGAAGTCGACAACTGGCCGGGCGACGTCCACGGCCTGACCGGTCCGGTGCTGATGGAGCGCATGCGCGAGCACGCCGAGCGTTTTGAAACCGAGATCGTCTTCGATCACATCAACGCCGTGGACTTCGCTTCCAAACCGTACAGCCTGACCGGCGACAGCGGCACCTACACCTGCGACGCCCTGATCATCGCCACCGGCGCCAGCGCTCGTTACCTGGGCCTGCCGTCGGAAGAAGCGTTCATGGGCAAAGGCGTTTCGGCCTGCGCGACCTGCGACGGTTTCTTCTATCGCAACAAACCGGTGGCCGTGGTCGGTGGCGGCAACACCGCTGTCGAAGAAGCCCTGTACCTGGCCAACATCGCCAGCAAGGTCACTCTGATCCACCGTCGCGAAACCTTCCGCGCCGAGAAGATCCTGATCGACAAGCTCAACGCCCGTGTGGCCGAAGGCAAGATCGAGCTGAAACTGAACGCGACCCTGGACGAAGTGCTGGGCGACAACATGGGCGTGACCGGTGCGCGTCTGAAGAACAACGACGGCAGCTTCGACGAAATCAAGGTCGACGGCGTGTTCATCGCGATCGGCCACACCCCGAACACTTCGCTGTTCGAAGGTCAGCTGGAGCTGAAGGACGGCTACCTCGTCGTTCAGGGCGGCCGTGAAGGCAACGCCACCGCGACCAGCGTCGAAGGCATCTTTGCCGCCGGCGACGTGGCCGACCACGTTTACCGTCAGGCCATTACCTCGGCCGGCGCCGGCTGCATGGCGGCACTGGACACCGAGCGTTACCTGGACGATCTGCAGAACGCTTCGTTCTAAGAACGCAGACATAAAAAACCGGCCAATTGGCCGGTTTTTTTGTACCTGCGATCCGCTCGGGAATCAGCGGCGGGTCAGCGGCTGCGCGTCGAACTTCACACCGGCCAGACCGTGCTTGATCAGCGCACGGATATTGCCGTGATCGCTACCTTCAGGCGTTGCCACAACCGAACGGTAGTGTTCGCCGAACGCCAGCAGCGCTTCTTCATCGCTCAAGCCTTCCAGCAGCGCCAGACCCAGAGTCTTGCACGAGCCTTCGTTTTGCCCGGCCGCGTTTTCCACGCCGCCGTTGTTGAACGCCTGAGGCTGGTAGTCGTAACCGGCGGCGATGAACGCCAGGGTATCGGCAAAAACGTGTTCGCCGCTCTTGAGGCTGGCGCGCAGGGTGTTCAGATCACTCATTAGGTTTTCCTTTGGCGAACGCCGCTTGTTGTTCGGCGCTGGCTTCTTGCTGAAATTGGGCTTTCCACTCGGCGTACGGCATGCCGTAAACCACTTCCCGGGCATCGTCGAGGCTGACCTCGATCTGGCGCTCGTCGGCGGCGGCCTTGTACCACTTCGACAGGCAGTTGCGGCAGAACCCGGAGAGGTTCATCAGGTCGATGTTCTGCACATCCTTGCGGCTGTCCAGGTGGGCAACCAGCCGGCGGAAGGCGGCGGCTTCGAGTTCGAGGCGTTGTTGTTCGGTCATGGAAGTCTCTTCGAGACAGCTGAGAGCGGCAAGCTCCAAGCTGCAAGATTCTGAAATGTGGGGTGCCTTTAGCTTACCGCTTGCAGCTCGAAGCTTGAAGCTTAGCGGCTTGCCGCGAGCGTGATCGACACCGACTCGGCAAAACGCAACGCGTGCGGCTTGTCGACTTCGACCTCGGCGTACAGCACCGATTCGTTGGCCATCACCAGATCCAGCAGCTCCTGGGTCAGGCGTTCGAGCAGCGCGAAGCGGTTGCCCTCCACGTGGGCGATGATCGCCTTGGTGATGGTGCGGTAGTTCAACGCGTGGTCGATGTCGTTGTCACGCACCGCTTCCTGCGCGGCGTACAGGATGGTCAGGTTGATCAGCACATCCTGCTTGTTGAGGATTTCGTCCTCGTTGATCCCGATAAAGGTGCGCAGGCGCAGATCCTTGACCCGGATGCGCGCCATTCCCGGTTGAAGTTGTGGCATTTACTTGCTCCGTCCAATCAATTGCAGGAACTCCTGGCGGGTGTTGCTCGACTCGCGGAAGGCGCCGAGCATGACCGAGGTGTTCATGGTCGAATTCTGTTTCTCGACACCGCGCATCATCATGCACATGTGTCGGGCTTCGATGACCACCGCGACACCGGCGGCATCGGTGACTTGCTGGACCGCCTCGGCGATCTGGCGGGTGAGGTTTTCCTGGATCTGCAGGCGGCGGGCGAACATGTCCACCAGCCGTGCGATCTTCGACAGTCCCAGCACCTTGCCTGTCGGAATATAAGCCACATGGGCCTTGCCGATGAAGGGCAGCAGGTGATGTTCGCACAACGAGTAGAGCTCGATGTCGGCGACGATGATCATCTCGTCGCTGTCGGAAGCAAACAGTGCACCATTGACGATCTCGTCGACGCTCTGTTCATAGCCGTGACACAGATACTGCATGGCCTTGGCCGCGCGCACCGGCGTGTCGAGCAAGCCTTCACGGTCGGGATCTTCACCGAGGCCGATGAGGATCTCGCGGTAGTTTTCGGGCAGGGAACGGGTCATGGAGCATCCTCGCGGGGGCGTTTTACTTGACGTGCCGCCCGCCGTTGACGGTCAGGGTGGTGCCGGTGACATAAGGGTTGTCGAGCAGATAACGCAGGCTCTGATAGATCACTTCGCTGCCCGGCTCGATGCCCAGCGCGGACTTGGCCAGCGCCTTGGCACGGTATGCCGCGTCGTCGTCGGGATTGAACAATAGCAGGGCCGGCGCGATGCCGTTGACCTTGATCGACGGGGCGTAGCGCGCGGCGAAGGACAGCGTGAGGCTGTCGAGCCCGGCCTTGCTGGCGCAGTAGCCGATATGTTTGCTGCTGCCCTTGCGCGTGACGTCGTCGCTGATGTGGATGATGTCGGCTGGGCTCGACCGTTGCAGCAGATCAGCGCAATGCAGGTTGATCAGGTACGGCGCCAGCATGTGGATGTTGAACATGCGGGTGAAGGCCTCGGCTTCGCCGTCGCCGTTTTCCGCCAGCCATTCGGAAGCGTTGTGCACGATGGCCCGCAGGCTGTCGGTGTGGGTCTTCAGTTCAGTGATGAAAGCGAGGATCGAGGCCTCACTGGAAAAATCCGCGAATACCCCGATGGCCCCCAGATCCCTTAACGTTTTCACACCGGGACGTTCGCTGCGGTAGGTGAAGATGACCCGGTGGCCGTCTTCCAGCAGCCGCTGCGCGCAATGCAGCCCGACGCGCTGGCCGGCGCCAGTAATGAGAATGGGGGCTGCAAAGGAGGTCATGATCGGCTCGCGTCGAGGTCAGAGCAAAAACTATAACAGCGACGCGAGCGATGGTTTCAGCGATTTTGCGCAGGCGCCGCACCGGGCAATGGACTGGCCTGGGCACCGTTGAGCCAGCCGGCCAGCAGACGCGTCGACAGCGGGATGAAGAAATAGACCATCAACGGTGTCAGGCACAGCGTGCTGATGAATACGCGGGGCAACAGGCTCATTTCACCGAGCAGCGGGCCCAGCACGAAGTTGAACAGCAGCGACACCGGGAAGAACGCCAGCCAGATCGCTACGGCCTGTTTCCAGCGTGGTGGGCGGACGCCTGCTGCGCCGAACCAGCCTTCGATGCCGCTGACCCGATGTTCCTTCGGATGGGCGAACAGATCACTGCCACGGGACAGCCACGCGGTGCGCGACGCCGAGTGCTCCCAGGCATGCAGGGTCTGTTCGTCGACAAAGCGGAAAATGATCTGAAACTCATTGTCGCCGGGAGGCGGAGCCAGGACGCCGGAACCGAGATAACCGGGGAAATCGGTGGCCAGTTGTTCGCCTTCGCGCAGCCAGGCGATCAAGTCCTGATAGCGACCATCGGCGACGCGACGGGCGACCATCAGCGTGACGGGGGAAGTAGACATTGTGTATCTCCGAATT
This genomic window from Pseudomonas kribbensis contains:
- a CDS encoding glycosyltransferase family 4 protein produces the protein MASADTEAMTTALHITLISETFPPEINGVANTLGRLCDGLRARGHRVELVRPRQGDDPQRSEDDALLLCRGWPLPGYPGLQWGQSSMHKLLRRWTRQRPDVLYIATEGPLGLSALRAARRLGIAVVSGFHTNFQQYTNQYGLGLLTRLLTHYLRWFHNRSALTLVPSVSQRLELERRHFDRLALLSRGVDSQLFHPTKRLNALREQWGLSEQDIAVIHVGRLAPEKNLGLLKRCFDKLAGAYPQRNLKLIIVGDGPQRVALEKELPEAIFCGSQRGEALAAHYASGDLFLFPSMTETFGNVVLEALASGLGVVAYDQAAAAQHIRHGYNGVLAMPGDEEAFFDAAQWLLEEDETLRCVRLNARQHASRQGWAAIIEQFENHLQGACRDLRDKPPTAIKPASSTPHG
- the cysZ gene encoding sulfate transporter CysZ, whose translation is MPAPVLSGPQYLREGLKLVLSPGLRLFVLLPLAINLVLFVGLIYFAGHQFSLWVDSLMPSLPDWLSFLSYILWPLFVVLVALMVFFTFTMLANVIAAPFNGFLAEKVEVVVRGTDDFPAFSWGELIAMIPRTLAREMRKLGYFLPRAIGLFILSFIPMVNIIAAPLWLLFGVWMMAIQYIDYPADNHKLGWNEMLAWLRQKRWQSMSFGGIVYLALLIPVVNILMMPAAVAGATLFWVRERGAENLVTQR
- the trxB gene encoding thioredoxin-disulfide reductase, which codes for MSEVRHSRVIILGSGPAGYSAAVYAARANLKPLLITGMQAGGQLTTTTEVDNWPGDVHGLTGPVLMERMREHAERFETEIVFDHINAVDFASKPYSLTGDSGTYTCDALIIATGASARYLGLPSEEAFMGKGVSACATCDGFFYRNKPVAVVGGGNTAVEEALYLANIASKVTLIHRRETFRAEKILIDKLNARVAEGKIELKLNATLDEVLGDNMGVTGARLKNNDGSFDEIKVDGVFIAIGHTPNTSLFEGQLELKDGYLVVQGGREGNATATSVEGIFAAGDVADHVYRQAITSAGAGCMAALDTERYLDDLQNASF
- a CDS encoding HopJ type III effector protein, whose protein sequence is MSDLNTLRASLKSGEHVFADTLAFIAAGYDYQPQAFNNGGVENAAGQNEGSCKTLGLALLEGLSDEEALLAFGEHYRSVVATPEGSDHGNIRALIKHGLAGVKFDAQPLTRR
- a CDS encoding DUF1244 domain-containing protein, with translation MTEQQRLELEAAAFRRLVAHLDSRKDVQNIDLMNLSGFCRNCLSKWYKAAADERQIEVSLDDAREVVYGMPYAEWKAQFQQEASAEQQAAFAKGKPNE
- the folX gene encoding dihydroneopterin triphosphate 2'-epimerase; its protein translation is MPQLQPGMARIRVKDLRLRTFIGINEDEILNKQDVLINLTILYAAQEAVRDNDIDHALNYRTITKAIIAHVEGNRFALLERLTQELLDLVMANESVLYAEVEVDKPHALRFAESVSITLAASR
- the folE gene encoding GTP cyclohydrolase I FolE; amino-acid sequence: MTRSLPENYREILIGLGEDPDREGLLDTPVRAAKAMQYLCHGYEQSVDEIVNGALFASDSDEMIIVADIELYSLCEHHLLPFIGKAHVAYIPTGKVLGLSKIARLVDMFARRLQIQENLTRQIAEAVQQVTDAAGVAVVIEARHMCMMMRGVEKQNSTMNTSVMLGAFRESSNTRQEFLQLIGRSK
- the folM gene encoding dihydromonapterin reductase, translating into MTSFAAPILITGAGQRVGLHCAQRLLEDGHRVIFTYRSERPGVKTLRDLGAIGVFADFSSEASILAFITELKTHTDSLRAIVHNASEWLAENGDGEAEAFTRMFNIHMLAPYLINLHCADLLQRSSPADIIHISDDVTRKGSSKHIGYCASKAGLDSLTLSFAARYAPSIKVNGIAPALLLFNPDDDAAYRAKALAKSALGIEPGSEVIYQSLRYLLDNPYVTGTTLTVNGGRHVK
- a CDS encoding antibiotic biosynthesis monooxygenase, whose product is MSTSPVTLMVARRVADGRYQDLIAWLREGEQLATDFPGYLGSGVLAPPPGDNEFQIIFRFVDEQTLHAWEHSASRTAWLSRGSDLFAHPKEHRVSGIEGWFGAAGVRPPRWKQAVAIWLAFFPVSLLFNFVLGPLLGEMSLLPRVFISTLCLTPLMVYFFIPLSTRLLAGWLNGAQASPLPGAAPAQNR